The Mauremys reevesii isolate NIE-2019 linkage group 7, ASM1616193v1, whole genome shotgun sequence genome includes the window TCTGGGGCctagaggggggcagggagccaggactcctggggtctctgtgcctcagtttctggctgtGGCTGATGGTCAGAAGTTGGGGCCTCCTGCTGTGCCGCTCCCCTGGCCCTAACACCCCCTTCCCCATTGTGCTTCCTCCCCCAGGAACCTgggccctgccctgagcaggACACTCTCCCAGCTGTACTGCAGCCCTGGCCCCCTCTCCTGAGCAGGGGGATCTCATCTGTCCTGCTGCAAGGGACCCCAGCACCCCAGGCTTCACCCTGGGCACTAAGGGGTGCCACTGGGCAGAGAGCCAGCTCCCGTCTCCAGGGGCAGAGCGGTCGGGTGAGGACCCTGCCTCTGTGGGGTGTACCCCCAGGGGGCATGGTGGTCATGCGGGGAGGGAGGCTTCCGGGTGTGCGTGAAAGGACTGTTGGGGGCTTTCGGACCCAGCGTTTGTTTTAATGAATCTTTGTATTTTCCTTATTCCAATAAATTTGATGGCTGCTTTGTTCCTCCTGggattttccttccccctgggggtgggggatcccACTGCCGCATTACCACTGCGAGGGGGTCCAGATGCCAGGATTCGCCCCCCATCGCATGGGGAGGGGAGTTAGTGGGCAGGAATGGAGACCAGCTCAGTTTTATCTTGTCCCAGAGCCCAGCTTCTCGTCTTGGCTGTGGAGGGAGACCGCCCCCTATGGAGTGTCTGCTCCACCCTGGGAGGGGATAGCCCCCCCTACTGAAGGGCTTCTGTCCAATGTTCGAGCACATCTGCCTGTGCTTCATATTGCCAATTACTTCTTCACACTCACACAATTGTGCCTAGTGCGACCCGGACCCTGACCCACCTCCCCCAATCAGCTCTGGTGGTGGTGGCAGAACCAGAAACCCCAACTCAACCTGCTTTGCCTTATTCTGGGTTTGGTCTTGGTGCTtttactgaaattttccatttttcaaaCCAAAAAGTGGAACAGTCAGCCCAAATCCCACCTCTGGTCTGTGCAGGAGCCCAGCTCGGGGgcctccagccagggagcggcaGAGCCCAGGAGCAGGCTGgagggatgggaggtttgggccCAGCTGCATGTCAGTTTCCAGTGTGGCAGCTGGGGTCCCGTACCCCACTGATGTCTCTCCAGAGCCGGTGAGCTGAAGCTGGGTCCAGCTGCACTGTCCCCTTTGGACCGGTGCCAACCTGCAGGGGCAGAAAACAGCAACATTGGGGCCTGGGATCTTGCTTTTTGTTGCTTCAGCCCCTAGGGAAAGGAGGAGGCAGGGTGTGTGTCGCACGCACACACGCTCCACCTGCTCTGGGATTCCTTGCTTTTACAGCCAGACAGGACACTTCTGATCCCAGCCCACACACAGCTGGGTGAGACaatctgcccccaccctgcacagTTTGTACACCTCCCCCCAGAGCCACTGGCATCGGCCAGAACACTGGGGCAAATGGCCCTCagctcagctcctttcccaggTGCTGGAGCATGTCCTCACAGCAACCCCAGCATGCAGCCCATGTCTGGTGGTTGAGCTGGAAGGATACAGCCCAGCTGCAGTGGAAGCCCCTGAGCAGCAGAGTTTCTCCCCTCGCGCCCCCCCCAGGTCAGTTGTTCCCAGGGCAAATCCCTCTCCCTGATAAACATCCACCCCTCAGTTCCAGGCTGAGTGTCTGGCATTGGCTTGGATTGGCCTTTGTCTGCGGGACAGAGAGACCAGGATCTAGCCCCCTCGGGACTTTCTGTGGGGGCAACTCGCCCGCCGGGGTTTCCAGCTGGGGCCTGTTCTCCTGGCTTCTCAGAGCGGACATGCCCCAGAGTTAGGTGCAATCTTTCTTGGTCTGGGAAGGTCtgaaggggcagggagcagagataATGGGGCTCATTTAGGGAGGTCTCCATTGCTACTCAGGGACCCTCCCACTCATCCCCACCTCCACAAACTAGCCCTGTCTTACCCAGGCTGGGGCACTAGAAGGAATAGGCTCCCACGAAGATGGTGAGGCGCAGCACCGAGCTGGAGCGGTAGCTCATGAGTGAGTTCATAGTCACCATCTCCAGGTCCAGCACGTATTCCCGGGGCCCTGTGACAGGCCGGGCCAGAACCAGCATCGCACTGATGTTATTGATTTGCTGCCAAGAGAGCAGATGAGTTAGTGCaaggggcgctggctcccatatGGCCCCatttgggggtggtggggaaggggacatggggcctttccccctcCAGGGGGTGCTGACCCAACCAAATCATATTTCAGTGTAACTAAAGCGGTGCCCACTTTGTTGCTGACCCAAGTCAAGGTGTGGCCCCAGTGAGAGAGCAGCAGAGGAAGCTGTTGCCAGCTGTAGGGGGCACCAGTGACATCccaaaggggcctggttttctgCTGATCTTATTTCCTGATCCGACCCGCCCCCCAAGCCCAGGGGTTCAGCCCTGGGTGCCTAGCCCTGGCCCTGACATTGTGGAGCTGATCAGCCACAGCCCCCACTTTCCTGTCACAGCAGAAGTGGGCAGCAGaataaggccagatttttaaaaaggtgtttaggcacctaactcccctgGAAATCAAGAgcattaggcatctaaatactgtTTAaaacctgccccacccctggctctAGCCCTGCCCCTCACTAGCGCCATCCAGTGGACTGGCTCCAGCGCATGCGGGCTGGAGGGAATCCCCTCCGGCCCAAGGAGGCAAAGGAAAAGTGCCCTCCACACTTCACCCCCTTTGCCTCCTGCTCAGACTTCTCCCCTGCAAGTTCCTACTCATCTTCTGCCTGTTTCCTACAGCCCCCTACTACCCCCAGTAATAACTAGGGGGCATCCATAGCTTCTGTTGCCCAAGCACATTGCCCCCACCAGTGTGCCTGGCATCCCTCCACCCCCTCTAGTTCAGGGATTCCCTGTAACCCCTCatcccaggggctctgtctgctcCCCCTTACTTCCACCCCatgaaacagctgctgcttctttgGTTGGCTGGGTTTAGACTAATGCAGGAAGTCCTGCCTTCAGGGAAGCACCCACTGGCTGGTGCTATGAGCAATTCAGAATGTCCCGCCCTcaaggaggagctcaggccctacTGTCTGGGTTTCTGGATAAGCAGGACATGCCCACTGCCTGGTACTACGAGCAAACCAGAAAGTCCTGGTAGCAGCCCCCCCACTATTGGTAATTTGGTTAAAAGAGGAAGTCCTGCCTTCTACGGTGGTCTGTCCTGTCCAGAgccccccctcctgctctcctccCACTCACCCGGATGTAGAACTCCCCCTGCTCATTGCCAGAGCGGATCTGGAAGGCATTGTAGGCTCCGGGGTAGACGCTGGTGGCCTGGATCTGGAAGACGTCGGAAGGGACGGTCCGGTCAGCTGTGATACTCATGTAACGGTGCACGATGGACGAGGGTTGCTCCCGGCACAGAGGGTTCGTGGTAGGGCACAGACAGCGGCTGTGAGGGGGGGACAAAGTTAGTGTGGGGCAGGACATCTGGGGTCCATCCCTGGGTCTCTCACTGACTTTCCAACTGCTTAGAATTGGGTATTtcggtagggttgccaactttctaatcgcacaaaaaagaacaccctagccccgccccttccctgaggccccgcccctactcACAACattcccccctgcctccccccagtgGCCCGCTCTCTCCCAGCCTCCCTCACTtttgctggggcaggggcttggggtgcaggctctggggtggggctggggaatgaggggtttggggtgcaggaggaggctccaggctggagggTGGGGCCGAGAaatttggaatgtgggagggggctgtgggttgaggcagggggttgggatgtgggctctggggtggggccagggccgaGGGATTTGGAATGTAGGAGGGGTCAGTGGGTTGAAGCAGGGCATGAGGGCTTGGGACAGGGGTGAGGGATTtgaggttcaggagggggcttcaggtttgggggggcGCTcaaggctggggtgcagggaggtacAGGCGCTGAgttgagggtgcaggctctggggtggggccggggatgaaggctttgggtgcaggagggggctctgggttgggggggggctcagcattgggacagggggcgggggcacaggcttaccttgGGCTGCTCCTGgtcagcggggctaaggcaggctgcctgcccgtCCTCACACCACGTTGTGCGtgcccggaagcagccagcaggtccggcactagtgggcaggaggcactgccccccccaactccggttcccggccagtgggagtgcagagttggggcgggggtagCGCacggagccccgtggcccccctgcctagaagccggacctgctggctgcttctgaggTGCaatgcggtgccaggacaggtagggagtaGCCTGCATTAGATCTGCAGCACCCCCGACTGGACCTTTAATGGCCCTGCGCCGttagggtccctttttgaccaggtgttctggtcaaaaacccgACACTTGGTCATCCTGTATTTTGTCAGAACACTCATCCCTCAGCTACTGGAAAATGAGGCATTACTAAGCACAGCACTGGGGCCAGTACTGAGTgcaaggggagagcgccccctactgagccccctgaCCCTGCAGCACGGCACCTCCTAGTGCCACATTGGTGGTTCCTTATGAGTCTCCATCCAGGGACAACCCTGCTTAGCTAAGGGAAACTACCCAGTCCCCACCCAGACTCACTTGTCAGACACCTGCACGTAGGGCTCCAGGCAGCGGTTCTTCTCCACGCAGCGATAGCCCCCATGGAAATTGATGCAGCTCTGGGCCTCGGTGCATTGGTGGGCGCCCGTCTCACACTCGTTAATGTCTGTGGTGGGGAGAGACTGGGGTAACTGGAGTCAGACCCCCATCGAGATCGGggctcccattgtgccaggtgctgcacagaccccactGGGCCGGCCACCACACAGGACAACCTCCAGATCAAGATCAAGGCtcccactgtgccaggcactgcacagacacacagtgacaatctctgccccaaagagccctcAGTCTGAATAGACATggggcaagaggggaaactgaggcaccaggcgAGGCAGGAACTTTTCCAAGGTGAGTAgcagagcctggaatagaacccaggaaccCTGAGTCCCTGCCCATTCCTAGCCAGTAGACCCCCCACCACTGGAGGCAGGATGCTCTGGGGTCCCAACAGGGATCTGTTCAGATCTTGGCCTCTCTCCTGGGATGACTGGCTCAGAGAAGGGGGAAAACCCAGAATGCgtttcacacagctctgccgtGGCCCTCAACCCCAACCTACAGCCCCCTGTGATGCCAAGCCACCCCCTTTCAATGGCTCTTGCAGGGGTTCTGGGATTTCTTTagggcagcaggggctgctcagggatggggccAGCTGGGGTGGGTGGAGTGTCGTGGGGAGGAAGTAGCTCGGTGGTGGAAgcccctcccagcactggtacCTTGGCAGAGGCGGGTGCCCAGGAGCTGGTAGCCCTGGGGGCAGTCGCAGGAGAATCTCCCTGGCTCATTGATGCACTGGAACTGGCACAGGTAGCTGGAGTAACTGCACTCATCAATATCTGATGGGGGGAAGCAAGGTGTGAGAGGGCCGGGCTCCCTTCATCTCCTAGTCCATCCCTGCCCCCGCTCCAGGAACCACAGGATTTGTCTGTGCCCATCAGCCTCACTAGAGATTCCCCCTTACCACCCCTCATAGCCAATCGGTGGGAaaagagcagggggaggagctaAGAAGGTCCCCAAGGCAAGGGAATGGGCAGGTGGGCGGAGCAAAGCAAAGGGGAGGGGCTAAATGGAATATGGGGAGGGAACATGGGAAAGTGGGAGGAGcagaatggaggaggaggagctagaATTGGAGACATGAGGGGAGGAATTGTCAGCGGGGAAGGGATAAGGGAAATGGGAAGGGTTAAAATTTTGGAGGAACTGAACAGGAGTGAGATAAAAGGGTGGTAGCTGATATACAACAACATGGGGCTAGAAAAGGGAGGGGCTACAGCTATGGGAGGAGCTAGGCCTGGGGCATGCTAAAAGCAGGGGAAGGCTAGGATTGGGGGCTGGGCTAGGAGCAGGGGCCAGGCTCACCTACCATTGCAGGTGAAGCCGTCGCGGTCGAGCTCATAGCCCTGGTTGCAGCGGCAGATGAAGGTGCCATAGGTGTTGAAACAGCGCTGCCCACACGGCGCCCCCATCTCACACTCATTCACATCTGCAAGGAAAGCACAGTGTGAGATCCCAACAAGCCCAGCACCAGGATGCAACTGCTTCTGGAGTGGGGCACAGTGGTGTATAACAGCGTTTAAACATTCACCAGGTGATGCAAATGGgaacaggaataaaacccaggagccctgagtcccagccccccccccccactctaaccactagaccccactctcctgccacagctgggatagaacccaggagtcctggctcccagcccccattgTCCCTCTGGCAGGGCAGGTCCCTTACCCACACAGGAGCGGTTGTTGCTGGCCAGCTGGAAGCCTGGCTCACACTGGCAGGAGAAGGAGCCTGGGGAGTTGACGCAGCGATGCTGGCAGTACCGGTACCGACACTCGTCGAtgtctgccacacaggagagaaggggTTAAACTCACAtcctccgccccagccccgctccctgcagcatggCGCCCCCGGTGGCCGGTGCCGACTCACCCACACACTCAGAGCCAATCTTGCGGTAGCCGTCGGGGCACTTGCAGTGGAAGGCGCCGGCCGTGTTGATGCActcctggctgggctggcagTCATGCAGCTCGTACTCACACTCGTCCACGTCTGCAGGGGGCAGCAACAGGACATGTGGGGTTAGCCAGGGAAGACACCCCGCCAAGCCGGTGGTGCCAGGGATCAGGCCCCATGGGTGTCCTGGACAGGAGTTATCTGCCCCATAGAATCACCAGCCTCTGCTTGGGGGGAAGCAGCTCCCTAACCCACAGTGATACCAATCGCCTCCCTCCCAGTGTGCCTTGTGCTCCCCACGCACCTGAGGCTGTTCCCCCTGCCTGTCCTCCCcaccattccctcctcccccaagccgtGCCTTCgcctgctcctcccccagccatgcccccaccTGTCTTCCCccagccatttcccccacccctctcccagccgTGCCCCCGTCTGTCCTCCCCaccgtgccccctcccccagccatgcccccttgcccctcttccccccagccaCTCCCTGTGTACTCACCCAGGCAGGAGCCATGCCCATCAGGCTCATAGCCCTGGGGGCAGGCGTTGTGACGGGAGGCGGTGAGTGAGGGTCGGGGAGGCCGGGGCcgaggggcactggggggcgcGGCATTCTCCGAGTGCACGTCATTGATGACGGAGGCTGAGCGTGGCAGGCACAGGTACCCGCCATAGTGATTGATGCATTTCATCTCCCCCTTGCAGGCCTCGGGGATGGTCTCACACTCGTTCACGTCTGGGGACAGGCCCAGGGTAAGAACGCAGGAGTCCAAACCCTTCCTCCCAAGGGCTCACTAcagcctgctcccctcccagccctggggtagaacccaggagtcctggctctcagccccctccccctgctctaacccactggccccactctcctcccagccctggggtagaacccaggagtcctggctcccagtcccctccccctgctccagggccacccagaggattccaggggcctggggtcttcggcggtggggggcccccgcttcggtggtaatttggcagtggggggtccttctgttccaggacccgccaccaaagggccccgaagacccgcggcggtggctccctgcagccgaattaccaccgaagcgggacccgccgccgaagtgcagcccggtctttggcagtaattcagcggcggggggtcccctttggcggtgggtcccggaatggaaggaccccccaccgccgaattaccgccgaagaccgggctgcactttggcagcgggtctcactttggcggtaattcggcggtggggggtccttccaccccagagcggaaggaccccccgccgccgaagacctggagtggaagaagctctggggacccaggccccgtgagagttttccggggcctccatagcaagtgaaggaccccgctccagggcgcccgaaaaactctcgtgggggcccctgcggggcccggggcaaattgccccactcccgccccccgccgggcggccctgccctgttctaacccactggccccactcccctcccagcgctgggatagagcccaggagtcctggctctcagccccccatcTTCAACCACTCCCCACACCTTTGCAGTGCTGTGTGTCTGAGTCCCACTGGTATCCGTCTGTGCATTCCTAGGGGTAAGAGAGGGAGACGGTTACAGTTGGGGGTCCACAGGGAGTGGGAAACAGCCCCCCCCAATATTAGGAGTGAATAAATCAAAGGGCTGAACCAACAGTATCCCATTGTCCTTGAAAGCATTAATGGGCCCTGCAGGGTCAGGAGaggaacccaggtgtccgaggCCAGATCAGGCAATCAGGCTGCTAAGGGAAAACTGATCGGGCCCTGCACAGACCCCACCTGGGAGTAGGGCAGCAGGGACGGACGGACACAGAGCAGGTCTCAtcctctccagcagggggcagcatgcacacgcacacaaaaCTCCATAGATTTAATATGGTAACATGCTGATTGAATTTATCTCCCACACGAGACAAATCATaatggtggggagaggagggggcacaAAGCACCTCTGGTGGGGAGagaaattggggtgggggggtgttgcaGGAAGCCACTGAAATAGAGAGGAGGGATGGGGACGGTGGCACCCAGGGGCGAGGAATAGAGGGATGCAAGGAGCCCTGGTGGATGCGACGAGCTTGTTTGAGAGAAGCTCCGAAGAGAGCGACCGCTAGTTAATCCAACAGCGTTAGTGTCTCAGTTTGTGA containing:
- the EFEMP2 gene encoding EGF-containing fibulin-like extracellular matrix protein 2, which gives rise to MWPVSCLLLAALVGAALAQELEEPDSYTECTDGYQWDSDTQHCKDVNECETIPEACKGEMKCINHYGGYLCLPRSASVINDVHSENAAPPSAPRPRPPRPSLTASRHNACPQGYEPDGHGSCLDVDECEYELHDCQPSQECINTAGAFHCKCPDGYRKIGSECVDIDECRYRYCQHRCVNSPGSFSCQCEPGFQLASNNRSCVDVNECEMGAPCGQRCFNTYGTFICRCNQGYELDRDGFTCNDIDECSYSSYLCQFQCINEPGRFSCDCPQGYQLLGTRLCQDINECETGAHQCTEAQSCINFHGGYRCVEKNRCLEPYVQVSDNRCLCPTTNPLCREQPSSIVHRYMSITADRTVPSDVFQIQATSVYPGAYNAFQIRSGNEQGEFYIRQINNISAMLVLARPVTGPREYVLDLEMVTMNSLMSYRSSSVLRLTIFVGAYSF